One region of Thiomonas intermedia genomic DNA includes:
- a CDS encoding carboxymuconolactone decarboxylase family protein, whose protein sequence is MTHTAPRLDRADYESLAPQTVAALGALGRAVADSGLDKQLTELIKIRVSQINGCAFCLQYHLNLARKLGTPMAKVDLVATWAEANIYSARERAALAWAEALTTMATGSVGDAGFDDLLLHFTMQEAAHLSAAIGHINAWNRIAGGLRFAPPIPAGHLSEQAGT, encoded by the coding sequence ATGACCCACACCGCCCCAAGACTAGATCGCGCGGACTATGAAAGCCTCGCGCCGCAGACCGTCGCGGCCCTGGGCGCGCTCGGACGCGCCGTGGCCGACTCCGGACTGGACAAGCAGCTCACGGAACTGATCAAGATTCGCGTCTCGCAGATCAACGGCTGCGCCTTCTGTCTCCAGTACCACCTGAATCTGGCCCGCAAGCTCGGGACTCCCATGGCCAAGGTCGATCTCGTCGCGACCTGGGCCGAGGCGAACATCTATTCGGCGCGCGAGCGCGCGGCGCTGGCCTGGGCGGAGGCACTGACGACGATGGCGACCGGATCCGTCGGCGACGCCGGATTCGACGATCTGCTCCTTCACTTCACGATGCAGGAAGCGGCGCATCTGAGCGCCGCGATCGGCCACATCAACGCCTGGAACCGCATCGCCGGGGGGCTGCGCTTCGCCCCACCGATCCCTGCCGGGCATCTTTCCGAACAGGCCGGCACATGA
- a CDS encoding MarR family winged helix-turn-helix transcriptional regulator, with amino-acid sequence MRKNAVNVTPIPNAGEGKRGQSGHIGYLLRQAEVAHRQRMERALSAVGLTPPQFAVLTMLVAYPGASGADVARLSLLTPQTVSVIVGNLERMGALRRRRHTTHGRVLQMDITDDGKRLLARCRRSVDGVEQELLDGMSAAEETAIRRWLVHIATLSPFDR; translated from the coding sequence ATGCGCAAGAACGCAGTGAACGTCACCCCCATCCCGAACGCGGGCGAAGGCAAGCGCGGCCAATCGGGGCACATCGGCTACCTGCTTCGCCAGGCCGAGGTGGCGCATCGGCAGCGCATGGAGCGTGCGCTTTCCGCGGTCGGCCTGACGCCGCCTCAATTCGCCGTGCTGACCATGCTGGTCGCGTACCCAGGGGCCAGCGGCGCGGATGTCGCGCGGCTGTCCCTGCTGACGCCTCAGACGGTGAGCGTGATCGTCGGCAACCTGGAACGCATGGGAGCGCTACGGCGCCGGCGTCATACGACGCACGGACGCGTTCTGCAGATGGACATCACGGACGATGGCAAGCGACTTCTGGCCCGCTGCCGGAGAAGCGTGGACGGCGTCGAGCAGGAATTGCTCGACGGGATGAGCGCTGCAGAAGAGACGGCGATTCGAAGATGGCTAGTCCACATCGCGACGCTCAGCCCCTTTGACCGCTAG
- a CDS encoding FAD-binding oxidoreductase gives MTAVAKSEKAQIITQLRELFGERCALGQTIRDQHGKDVSFHPTCPPDAVVFAKSTQDVAAVVDICHASSVPVIPFGTGTSCEGGIGAISGGICIDLSQMNAILEVNTADFDCRVQAGVTRKQLNAELHGTGLHFPIDPGADASLGGMASTRASGTNAVRYGTMRDNVMSLQVVMSNGEIIETGGRARKSAAGYDLTRLFTGAEGTLGIITELTLRLHPLPEGVSAARCGFPSLQTAIDTVIQVIQTGIPIGRIEFLDELQVAACNRYSKLNLPEVPTLFFEFQGSPASLAEQVEMVEAIARDNGGSGYAWATTPEARSQLWQARHDVWWAALALRPGCQGIPTDACVPISMLGDAAVAARRDVLELGLTAPMCGHVGDGNFHLCIVVNPDDADEMTRAAELNARLMRRAIRLGGTCTGEHGIGYGKLDFLELERGPSMHAMVAIKKALDPRNIMNPGKVLRVTDRYDTFQ, from the coding sequence ATGACTGCCGTGGCGAAAAGCGAGAAGGCGCAGATCATCACTCAACTGAGGGAATTATTCGGTGAGCGATGTGCACTGGGTCAGACCATTCGCGATCAGCACGGAAAAGATGTCTCCTTTCATCCGACATGCCCACCTGATGCCGTCGTCTTTGCGAAGTCCACGCAGGATGTCGCAGCAGTTGTCGATATCTGCCACGCATCTTCAGTTCCTGTCATTCCATTCGGTACGGGAACATCCTGTGAGGGAGGAATCGGGGCGATCTCAGGCGGCATATGCATTGATCTGTCGCAGATGAATGCCATCCTCGAAGTCAACACCGCAGACTTCGATTGCCGAGTGCAGGCCGGAGTGACGCGAAAACAGTTGAACGCTGAATTGCATGGCACCGGGCTTCACTTTCCAATCGATCCGGGCGCGGATGCCTCTCTTGGCGGCATGGCGTCGACGCGCGCGTCAGGAACGAATGCGGTGCGCTATGGCACGATGCGTGACAACGTGATGTCACTTCAGGTTGTGATGTCGAATGGAGAGATTATCGAAACGGGTGGGCGCGCCAGGAAATCTGCAGCAGGCTATGACTTGACCCGCCTGTTTACAGGTGCTGAAGGGACTTTGGGGATCATCACCGAGTTGACGCTCAGACTGCATCCACTGCCAGAAGGCGTGAGTGCGGCACGATGTGGCTTCCCCAGTCTGCAGACAGCCATCGACACAGTCATCCAGGTGATCCAGACAGGTATCCCCATTGGCCGCATCGAATTTCTGGATGAACTGCAAGTTGCAGCCTGCAATCGCTATTCGAAGCTTAATCTGCCTGAGGTGCCAACGTTGTTTTTCGAGTTTCAAGGTTCCCCCGCGAGCCTCGCAGAACAAGTCGAGATGGTTGAGGCCATTGCGCGCGACAACGGAGGCTCTGGCTACGCTTGGGCGACGACGCCCGAGGCTCGCTCCCAACTCTGGCAAGCGCGGCACGATGTGTGGTGGGCAGCGCTAGCGCTGCGTCCAGGATGTCAAGGCATACCAACCGATGCGTGCGTACCGATCTCCATGCTCGGTGATGCCGCAGTTGCTGCTCGGCGAGACGTTCTGGAGTTGGGGTTGACTGCGCCGATGTGCGGACATGTTGGTGATGGCAATTTCCACCTGTGCATCGTTGTCAACCCCGACGATGCCGATGAAATGACGCGCGCGGCGGAACTCAACGCCCGCTTGATGCGACGCGCCATCAGACTCGGTGGGACATGCACGGGGGAGCATGGCATTGGATACGGAAAGCTCGATTTTCTTGAACTCGAACGTGGCCCTTCAATGCACGCCATGGTTGCGATCAAGAAGGCCCTGGACCCCCGCAACATCATGAATCCGGGCAAGGTCCTGCGTGTGACAGACCGATATGACACGTTCCAATGA
- a CDS encoding MFS transporter, with protein MSPPEPLAETSTQITGGAVPSPLGLLLAVSLGLSMVQLDITVVNVALPQIHRELHTTLSGLQWVSDAYALSFSSLMLGAGELADLYGRKRVYTLGLVVFVLASLLCALSPSLAWLNAARVVQGVGAAALLPNSLAILRQAFVDARLRARAIGLWAGISGVALVAGPTLGGVLVDALGWRAIFWINLPVGLVALLLTARSVRESHGDTQRKLDAVGQVLATVSLAALLFALIEGHALGWAAPPILLAGGVTVLGGGLFVLWEGRVTQPLIPLTFFRLPAFTGANVAAGLMNFGVMGMLFAMSLFFQHVQGLSAAQAGVRLSVMFLPFVVLVSFGGRLVGRFGARWTSVAGLALMGVAYLGLVRVEAQTPFLAMAPWLLVAGLGLVPAMPAVVHAAIGAVPHERAGMASAVNNTARQAAGALGIALLGGFLHLHAGGMAGTGAALLGAALALLAGALIAAWTLR; from the coding sequence ATGTCACCACCAGAACCTCTTGCAGAGACTTCAACGCAAATCACGGGCGGTGCAGTTCCGTCTCCGCTCGGTCTGCTGCTCGCCGTTTCTCTCGGCCTGTCCATGGTGCAACTCGACATCACCGTGGTCAACGTCGCGCTGCCGCAGATTCATCGCGAACTGCACACCACGCTGTCCGGCCTGCAATGGGTGAGCGACGCCTACGCGCTGAGCTTCAGCAGCCTGATGCTGGGCGCGGGCGAACTGGCCGACCTGTACGGCCGCAAGCGCGTCTACACCCTCGGCCTGGTGGTCTTCGTGCTGGCTTCGCTGCTGTGCGCCTTGTCTCCCTCTCTGGCCTGGCTGAACGCGGCGCGCGTGGTGCAGGGCGTGGGCGCCGCGGCTTTGTTGCCCAACTCCCTGGCCATACTGCGACAGGCCTTCGTCGATGCGCGCCTGCGGGCGCGGGCCATCGGCCTGTGGGCGGGTATTTCAGGAGTGGCGCTGGTGGCCGGGCCGACCTTGGGCGGGGTGCTGGTCGATGCGCTGGGCTGGCGGGCGATCTTCTGGATCAATCTGCCGGTCGGGCTGGTGGCTTTGCTGCTGACCGCCCGCTCCGTGCGCGAATCGCACGGGGACACTCAGCGGAAGCTGGACGCGGTCGGGCAGGTGCTGGCCACGGTGAGCTTGGCCGCCTTGCTGTTCGCCCTGATCGAAGGCCATGCGCTGGGCTGGGCCGCACCGCCCATCCTGCTGGCTGGCGGCGTCACCGTGTTGGGCGGCGGGCTCTTTGTCTTGTGGGAGGGCCGCGTGACCCAGCCGCTGATTCCGCTGACCTTCTTCCGCCTTCCTGCGTTTACCGGCGCCAATGTGGCGGCGGGCTTGATGAACTTCGGCGTCATGGGCATGCTGTTCGCCATGAGTTTGTTCTTCCAGCACGTGCAAGGCTTGTCGGCGGCGCAGGCCGGGGTGCGGCTGAGCGTGATGTTTCTGCCCTTCGTGGTGCTGGTGTCGTTCGGCGGGCGGCTGGTGGGGCGGTTCGGCGCGCGCTGGACATCTGTCGCCGGGTTGGCGCTGATGGGAGTCGCCTATCTCGGCTTGGTGCGCGTTGAGGCGCAGACCCCATTTCTTGCGATGGCGCCCTGGCTGCTGGTGGCCGGGCTGGGCCTGGTGCCGGCCATGCCGGCCGTGGTGCATGCCGCCATCGGCGCCGTGCCGCACGAACGCGCCGGCATGGCCTCGGCGGTGAACAACACCGCACGGCAAGCGGCTGGCGCGCTGGGCATCGCTTTGCTTGGCGGTTTCCTGCATCTGCACGCGGGAGGCATGGCGGGCACAGGTGCGGCGCTGCTAGGGGCGGCGCTGGCTTTGCTGGCCGGGGCCCTCATCGCGGCCTGGACGCTGCGCTGA
- a CDS encoding class I SAM-dependent methyltransferase, whose translation MYADTDAEFSGERSTNYQDALRLYPDAWLHDLKLMHDLLQPRPGESIVEVGAGTGYFSREIARTLGANGRLDIVDPASEQTQGLAEILPRNIRIHHQAAEDMELAFKGFDAVWSRGAIHHVRDKTRAFERFAAHTKLGGRLVITDIFAGTTLARYFDSFIARSCVTGHEVSFLSQDFATTICGLTGWSRPAFYDNTARWRFADSQHLGKFLRLLFSAKPEYSDEDCLEGVQDFLTVQDGGGSCTLLWPMTTLVAQRAATH comes from the coding sequence ATGTATGCCGACACCGATGCCGAATTCAGTGGTGAGCGCTCGACCAACTATCAGGATGCCCTGCGTCTGTATCCCGACGCGTGGCTACACGATTTGAAATTAATGCACGACTTGCTTCAACCAAGACCAGGGGAATCCATTGTGGAGGTTGGTGCCGGAACAGGGTACTTCAGCCGCGAAATTGCCAGAACGCTTGGTGCGAACGGCCGCCTGGACATCGTCGATCCCGCGTCAGAGCAAACGCAAGGGCTTGCCGAAATTCTGCCGCGCAATATCCGTATCCACCACCAGGCAGCAGAGGATATGGAACTGGCGTTCAAGGGTTTCGACGCGGTCTGGAGCCGCGGCGCCATCCATCATGTCCGCGACAAAACGCGGGCGTTTGAGCGATTCGCCGCGCACACCAAACTTGGCGGTCGGTTGGTGATCACCGACATCTTTGCGGGCACGACATTGGCGCGCTATTTCGATAGCTTCATCGCTCGCTCCTGCGTGACCGGCCATGAGGTGTCATTTTTGTCCCAAGATTTCGCCACCACAATTTGTGGATTGACGGGCTGGAGCCGCCCCGCGTTCTACGACAACACCGCTCGATGGCGATTTGCCGATTCTCAGCATCTGGGCAAGTTTTTACGTCTGCTGTTTTCTGCCAAGCCGGAGTATTCGGACGAGGATTGTCTTGAGGGAGTTCAGGACTTCCTGACAGTGCAAGATGGGGGCGGTAGTTGCACCTTGCTTTGGCCGATGACCACCTTGGTTGCGCAGCGTGCGGCGACGCATTGA
- a CDS encoding ABC transporter substrate-binding protein, which yields MLTLQRCAIAAMLAACSAAPVLAAPSVVTLGYAGPMTGPASAYGKDAANGVSMAIQHLNAEHASIDGKPVTWKVDVEDDQGDPKQATVVAQKFADEKVNGVVGHLESGCTYPASRIYDRAGIPEITPASTDPKIAQQGFKTFFRMLANDDAIGAGLAQYAAHHLHDKTAAVVDDGTAYGQGIASVFIADAQKDGMRIVDHQYTNDHATDFTAILIQIKAAHPAVIFYGGAYAQAGPMLRQMAQLGVKAQFMGGDGICTGELATLAGPAVNGTICAEGGTPLQDMPGGPTWKARYVKAFGASALQPFSSYAYDATMVLAHAMMKAKSVDPKVYLPFIRHVDYEGVTKKDIRFTSTGELVHPVITLSQFKEGKKTPLAVESVQ from the coding sequence ATGTTGACCTTGCAACGTTGTGCGATAGCCGCCATGCTCGCGGCCTGTTCCGCAGCACCCGTCCTTGCGGCACCCAGCGTGGTCACCCTCGGCTATGCCGGGCCGATGACCGGCCCGGCCTCTGCCTACGGCAAGGATGCGGCCAACGGTGTCTCGATGGCGATTCAGCACCTGAACGCCGAGCACGCCAGCATCGACGGCAAGCCGGTGACCTGGAAGGTGGATGTGGAGGACGACCAGGGCGACCCCAAGCAGGCCACGGTCGTGGCGCAAAAGTTCGCCGATGAAAAAGTGAACGGCGTCGTCGGCCACCTCGAATCTGGCTGCACCTACCCAGCCTCGCGCATCTATGACCGCGCGGGCATTCCTGAAATCACCCCGGCTTCCACCGATCCCAAAATTGCCCAGCAGGGCTTCAAGACGTTCTTCCGCATGCTGGCGAACGACGACGCCATCGGCGCCGGCCTGGCGCAATACGCGGCACACCACCTGCACGACAAGACCGCCGCGGTGGTGGACGACGGCACCGCCTATGGCCAGGGCATCGCTTCCGTGTTCATTGCCGACGCGCAGAAGGACGGCATGCGCATCGTCGATCACCAATACACCAATGACCACGCGACCGATTTCACCGCCATCCTCATCCAGATCAAGGCGGCGCATCCGGCGGTGATTTTCTACGGCGGGGCCTATGCCCAGGCCGGGCCGATGCTGCGCCAGATGGCGCAGCTTGGCGTCAAGGCGCAGTTCATGGGCGGCGACGGCATCTGCACCGGCGAACTAGCGACACTGGCCGGCCCTGCGGTAAACGGCACGATTTGCGCCGAAGGCGGCACACCGCTGCAGGACATGCCCGGTGGGCCCACATGGAAGGCCCGCTACGTGAAGGCATTCGGCGCCTCCGCCCTGCAGCCGTTTTCGTCTTATGCCTATGACGCCACGATGGTGCTGGCCCACGCAATGATGAAAGCCAAGTCGGTCGATCCCAAGGTCTACCTGCCCTTCATCCGCCACGTCGACTACGAGGGCGTGACCAAGAAAGACATTCGCTTCACCTCCACCGGCGAATTGGTGCATCCGGTCATCACCCTGTCGCAGTTCAAAGAGGGAAAGAAAACTCCGCTGGCGGTGGAGAGCGTGCAATGA
- a CDS encoding Lrp/AsnC family transcriptional regulator, producing the protein MIDIVQSDGRITVQALADSIGLSAPPCWRRLRDMEESGLIVRYAALLDRTKLGLDSCMFTQVSLEKHSEAVVADFERAVRAAPEIQECWVITGDADYLLKIYVPDAQAFDRFVSRFMLKIKGVRQLKTAVALREVKLETRLQLPSG; encoded by the coding sequence ATGATCGACATCGTGCAGAGCGACGGGCGCATCACGGTGCAGGCGCTCGCCGACTCGATCGGACTGTCGGCGCCCCCGTGCTGGCGGAGGTTGCGGGATATGGAGGAAAGCGGCCTGATCGTCCGCTATGCCGCACTCCTTGACCGCACGAAGTTGGGCCTGGACTCGTGCATGTTTACGCAGGTGAGTCTGGAGAAGCACTCTGAGGCTGTCGTCGCCGATTTCGAGCGGGCCGTGCGCGCAGCACCGGAAATCCAGGAGTGCTGGGTCATCACCGGCGATGCGGACTACCTGTTAAAGATCTACGTGCCAGATGCGCAGGCATTCGATCGTTTCGTCTCGCGCTTCATGCTCAAGATCAAGGGCGTGCGCCAGTTGAAGACAGCGGTGGCGTTGCGCGAAGTCAAGCTGGAAACCCGGCTCCAATTGCCGAGTGGATGA
- a CDS encoding NADPH-dependent FMN reductase, translated as MKILAISGSLRAASINSALLRTIVRLAPDEIELFQGLGELPLFNPDRESNIPATVNDFRRLVAAADAILIASPEYAHGVTGSIKNALDWLVSYEPFAYKAVAVLNASSRAQHADAALREILKTMAANVVESASVTIPLLGAGLDENGMVQTLSIVEAIRKMLSSLHEAVAVQRPSQSPSFPVPTQCLPTS; from the coding sequence ATGAAGATTCTTGCTATTTCCGGAAGCCTAAGAGCCGCCTCAATCAACTCGGCACTGTTACGGACGATTGTTCGATTGGCTCCGGATGAAATTGAATTGTTTCAAGGCTTAGGTGAATTGCCGTTATTCAATCCAGATCGCGAATCAAATATACCGGCGACTGTCAACGATTTTCGGCGCCTAGTAGCGGCCGCTGATGCCATATTAATAGCAAGCCCTGAGTACGCTCACGGAGTCACTGGGAGCATTAAGAATGCGCTTGATTGGCTTGTCAGCTACGAACCATTTGCTTATAAGGCCGTTGCCGTCCTCAATGCTTCATCTCGTGCCCAGCATGCAGACGCGGCTCTTCGAGAGATTCTTAAGACAATGGCAGCGAACGTTGTCGAATCTGCTTCGGTAACCATTCCATTATTAGGTGCTGGCCTGGATGAAAACGGCATGGTTCAAACGCTATCGATTGTTGAAGCGATTCGGAAGATGCTTTCAAGTTTGCATGAAGCAGTAGCCGTACAGCGACCCTCACAGTCACCGTCCTTTCCAGTGCCGACGCAGTGTCTCCCAACATCCTGA
- a CDS encoding EthD family reductase, whose amino-acid sequence MIKISILYPNNKGSRFDVSYYVETHMPLSIKLLSAQSGFKGVSVEHGVGGAVPGSEPAYIAMCHFHFDSIESFLEAFMPNAKVLQGDMPNYTDIEPIIQFNEILLSH is encoded by the coding sequence ATGATCAAAATTAGTATCCTCTACCCGAACAACAAGGGCTCTAGGTTTGACGTTTCGTACTATGTTGAAACTCACATGCCTCTTTCCATTAAGCTTTTGAGTGCGCAATCAGGCTTCAAAGGAGTGTCTGTAGAGCATGGTGTTGGCGGAGCAGTCCCTGGGTCTGAGCCTGCATATATTGCGATGTGCCACTTCCATTTTGATTCCATCGAAAGCTTCTTGGAAGCTTTCATGCCTAACGCAAAAGTGCTTCAAGGCGATATGCCAAACTACACAGACATAGAGCCGATTATTCAATTCAACGAAATACTCCTATCACATTAA
- a CDS encoding aKG-HExxH-type peptide beta-hydroxylase — translation MEFSFIPSREIATALQASFRQQLKARYIDMLEQLRDAGVEGISETTLDALMAVPASGMNGLFSFVYHRSIELLEEGRFAEVGKLFDLLVEGRYDTLPKFLPADRIDAALFSDILSGISKGTTHKEIRLRAVEPRLEDHAAECIKSGMETLYKALPDLAFEIDTLVGSVMFFESGGDTTERATSLTGNTFQSLILINAVMEPDWIFFLDKFIHEAAHTYLFAMNLQEELVTNTDGPCYQSPLRRDARDMAAIYHATFVIHRLIYAFDNILKKVEVEESDSKKISGLIKYYQSRLDSGFDTVMEHGELSPLGVKLIREGQDYAVSLRPVLASGDPVLA, via the coding sequence TTGGAATTCAGCTTCATCCCCAGTCGCGAAATTGCGACGGCGTTGCAGGCAAGTTTCCGGCAGCAACTGAAGGCCAGATATATCGACATGTTGGAGCAGTTGCGCGATGCTGGCGTAGAGGGTATATCCGAAACCACATTGGACGCGCTGATGGCTGTGCCTGCAAGCGGCATGAATGGCCTCTTCAGCTTTGTCTATCATCGCAGCATCGAGCTTCTTGAAGAAGGCCGCTTTGCTGAGGTCGGAAAACTGTTCGATCTGCTCGTCGAAGGACGGTATGACACGCTGCCAAAATTCCTTCCTGCTGATCGGATTGATGCCGCGTTGTTCTCGGATATTCTGAGTGGAATAAGCAAGGGGACGACCCACAAGGAGATACGGCTCCGGGCGGTTGAGCCGCGCCTTGAAGACCATGCCGCTGAGTGCATCAAAAGCGGTATGGAGACGCTTTACAAAGCCTTGCCGGACCTGGCCTTTGAAATCGACACGTTGGTCGGCTCCGTGATGTTCTTTGAATCCGGGGGCGACACGACCGAACGGGCGACTTCCTTAACGGGAAATACGTTCCAGTCGTTGATCCTAATCAATGCAGTGATGGAGCCGGACTGGATATTTTTTCTCGATAAATTCATCCATGAGGCGGCGCACACGTACTTGTTCGCAATGAACCTTCAAGAAGAGCTTGTCACCAACACAGACGGGCCATGTTATCAATCGCCGCTGAGAAGGGACGCACGGGATATGGCAGCAATCTATCACGCTACCTTCGTCATCCACCGCCTCATTTATGCGTTTGATAATATCTTGAAGAAGGTTGAGGTCGAAGAGTCCGATTCCAAGAAGATTTCGGGGCTGATCAAATATTATCAATCACGCCTTGATTCCGGGTTTGACACGGTCATGGAGCACGGGGAACTCTCGCCGCTGGGAGTGAAGCTGATCCGTGAAGGCCAAGATTACGCCGTGTCCTTGCGTCCAGTCCTCGCATCTGGCGATCCAGTCTTGGCTTGA
- a CDS encoding MFS transporter, giving the protein MMKLSPWAQICTYVASDAALNVSARVFQIYCTWYFLKFLAADGGLSSVLLSIWITSTVLLPFVGVLGDRIRKSFILLFAGSLAVASAFLSLIAVKHLGGNPDHRGIFYAFLVIGVISSSSIALLFPLGTPLIAEIASSESDIHRGIRLKSSMFIVNLLFGPTLAGLVIGRFSGEAALVLATAAAVIGLGLALIFSGSFSSKRVERTASSQLPRFFHELRGGVRRVLRIKAERTIAIASLFANMLLVPFLFLVLPAKVIGSGMSMLELAGVEIAMGAGVLAASGFLIRKLQTILSEHGIASLGVCVLGLSILSFAYVESLWLLCFFAFALGIGLTAFNVTVNSKRASAIPDGYRSTMESTLLFACTLAAPAGIWLSKIALKSLSPDQVIVLGSGTFLVAIAAIAFSRALRDMLNAPQGTTPYYMTTNHTLFN; this is encoded by the coding sequence ATGATGAAGCTTAGCCCGTGGGCGCAGATTTGTACCTACGTGGCGTCGGATGCGGCTTTGAACGTGTCTGCTCGCGTTTTCCAGATATATTGCACGTGGTACTTCCTGAAATTCTTGGCGGCTGACGGGGGGTTGTCCTCCGTCCTGTTGTCAATATGGATCACAAGCACAGTCCTGCTGCCTTTTGTCGGGGTGCTCGGTGATCGCATCCGAAAAAGTTTTATCCTTCTCTTCGCAGGCAGCCTTGCCGTCGCCAGTGCATTCCTTTCGCTGATCGCGGTCAAGCATTTGGGAGGAAACCCGGATCATCGCGGGATTTTCTACGCGTTCCTCGTAATCGGGGTGATTTCGAGCTCCAGCATCGCGCTGCTCTTTCCCCTAGGCACGCCTCTGATCGCGGAGATTGCCTCATCCGAATCCGACATTCATCGCGGGATTCGGCTGAAGTCGTCGATGTTCATCGTCAACTTGCTGTTCGGACCCACGTTGGCGGGTCTTGTCATTGGGCGGTTCAGTGGTGAAGCGGCGCTGGTGCTGGCCACTGCTGCGGCGGTGATCGGCCTTGGTCTGGCGTTGATCTTTTCCGGTTCATTCAGTTCCAAGCGCGTCGAACGCACAGCGTCATCGCAATTGCCAAGGTTTTTCCACGAGTTGCGCGGTGGGGTCAGGCGCGTGTTGAGAATCAAGGCCGAACGGACCATTGCCATCGCGTCCCTGTTCGCCAACATGCTCTTGGTACCGTTCCTGTTTTTGGTTCTGCCCGCAAAGGTGATCGGCAGCGGCATGTCAATGCTGGAACTTGCCGGTGTCGAGATTGCGATGGGCGCGGGTGTCCTGGCCGCGTCGGGGTTCTTGATTCGGAAGCTCCAGACGATTCTGAGCGAACACGGCATCGCGTCGCTCGGGGTCTGCGTGTTGGGACTGTCGATCTTATCCTTTGCCTACGTGGAGTCGCTATGGCTGCTTTGTTTCTTCGCATTCGCACTTGGCATCGGCCTGACCGCATTCAATGTCACGGTGAATTCCAAGAGAGCCAGTGCAATTCCGGACGGTTACCGATCAACCATGGAATCAACTCTTTTGTTTGCCTGTACGTTGGCTGCGCCAGCCGGAATATGGCTTTCTAAGATCGCTCTGAAGAGTCTTTCGCCGGACCAAGTCATCGTACTTGGAAGCGGTACGTTCTTGGTAGCCATCGCGGCGATTGCGTTCTCGCGAGCATTGCGCGACATGCTCAATGCACCGCAAGGGACCACACCCTATTACATGACCACAAACCACACATTATTTAACTGA
- a CDS encoding carboxymuconolactone decarboxylase family protein, with protein sequence MNEFQKNEDLIERFAPGSTEWGQKNFRPVFPDLAEKIIGDIYGFAYRRPGLDLKTRHLASLAAITAMGGCENQLNFQLRAALNLGIAPEEVREMFIQVAVFAGNARAINGAIVFKAILDERAAVKPEQE encoded by the coding sequence GTGAACGAATTTCAAAAGAACGAAGACCTGATCGAACGTTTTGCTCCGGGGTCTACGGAGTGGGGACAAAAGAACTTCCGACCTGTTTTTCCCGATCTGGCCGAAAAGATCATCGGCGACATCTATGGATTCGCCTATCGGCGGCCTGGCCTGGACTTGAAGACGCGGCATCTTGCCAGCCTTGCGGCCATAACCGCGATGGGCGGATGCGAGAACCAGTTGAACTTCCAACTTCGCGCGGCGTTGAATTTGGGGATTGCGCCCGAGGAGGTCCGGGAGATGTTTATCCAGGTTGCGGTCTTCGCCGGGAACGCACGGGCGATTAACGGGGCTATTGTTTTCAAGGCCATTCTCGACGAACGGGCGGCTGTGAAGCCGGAACAAGAATGA
- a CDS encoding type II toxin-antitoxin system HigB family toxin, producing the protein MRVIAVSTLRAFGELHPDAEQPLKAWYDEATNAAWTQPADIKQQYRSASVLKNRRVVFNIKGNDYRLIVAIAYKLQIVYVKFVGTHNEYDAVDAETVEMA; encoded by the coding sequence ATGCGAGTGATTGCGGTGTCCACCCTACGAGCTTTTGGTGAGTTGCACCCCGATGCTGAGCAGCCGCTCAAGGCTTGGTATGACGAAGCAACAAATGCGGCCTGGACCCAGCCCGCAGACATCAAGCAGCAGTACCGCAGCGCCAGCGTGCTAAAGAACCGTCGCGTCGTCTTCAACATCAAAGGCAATGACTACCGGCTGATCGTGGCGATAGCCTACAAGTTGCAGATCGTCTACGTGAAGTTCGTCGGCACCCACAATGAGTACGACGCCGTTGACGCGGAAACCGTTGAAATGGCCTAA